AGCTCCGCAGACTACCTCATGGCCTCTGCAATGCTCCTGGCTCCACCATGAGAAGGATGATCACCTTCAGTGATCTGGTAACCTTTGCCCCTTCAGGGGAGAAACTGGAGAGACTGTTGACCAATGGCCTCGATCCTGCTGCGAAGAATTGAGGTCAAGTGCATCTCACTCACGTTTTCCTACAATACATGTAAATACTTGTGTGACAATAACTCTAAACATGCATTTCTAGTGTACAATTTCTAGTAGTTTCCTAGCAGGATGAATTCATATTTACTTACATTTCAATATCTGGTTTAGTCAATCCCCATCTTTATTCCCAAATCTCTTTTAATGCAGTGGTTCCTCTATTTGGATTAAGAAACCACCCCAGATTCATAAAAGCCTCTTACAGAGACTAAAGGATTTGGGTCGCATGGGTTTGCAAAATGTCTTATTTTATAACTTGGACATTGGCAGGATACTTGTCCTGTGTGGGTGTCTATGTGAATATTGCTATGCACTCCTTTACCCTTAGCAACTACTACGCACACCACTAAGTATTTCAGTTTGGGCTCGATTCAGGAAATATTTAGGACTTTAACGATCATCTTTTTCTCCCCTCTTTGGAAGATTGGGTGTTTGATGCTCATGATGGACCTTTATCCGTTGGCTTGAGAGCTGTGACCTTCCCAGGGCGTAATTTATCATTTTGATATTTAGATCGGTGCTTTGTTCAAAGTCACTGTGCGTTGTAGGTTATGGGTAAAGTAAACAAATATCCTTATCCTttgatactgtactgtacttttatCAGACTGCTTTGTGGCACAGAAAGctgctcctttctccctctctgtgatcTCATCTCCTTGCCCCCCTCTTGAGGATATCATGGAAAGATAGTCACAGTTTGCATCCTGCATCACTTCCTCATCCGTCGCCACGGCAGCCCATGCCccccaccagcagcagcagatgTATGCACAACACTTGTGCTGGGCCTTTTTTGCTGAGCCGCAGGCAAATGGGACTGAAACCAAGTGACATCACCATAACCTTGCGTTAGATAAAGCATTGACACACCAAACTCTGCATGTTACAATAACTGTGTCATCGTTTTGGTTCCTGAAGCACCATGATGTGTGGCACCATCTGGAGCCATGTTTTGCCTGTCATCAGATCCGATCGGAAACGATCATTGAAAATAAGTTAGCCAAATAATCATGCCAGGCTGTAATTTGCAGCAATTGTAAATCCCTTCAAACGTTTGTAAAAGAATTCAAATGCACTAGTCAACAAGATGCGCTGCAATTCAGAGAGTATGGATACATTCCCAGATGTattaacattatataaagtggctctATTGAGATATCAGCCAGCTGTTTTCAAAGCTCATGGGCTTGTGCCAAGTTTGGGGATTTACCTTTGTCACTTTGTTAAATATGTCGTCACATTATGAAATGCATAAGAAGCCTAAAATAGCAAGAAACATAAATAGCAAGGCTTTAACTGATGATGATGACGGTGAGGAAGATGACTATCAATCATTGTTCACTCAGTCAAACACCTAGGCATTGATGCAGTGGAAGGTAAAACGCTGCATCTTTCATGGTATCTCTTTCCCTATGCTTGATGTGCCTCTGTTTAGCTAAGATGTCCGTCTTTGGCTGGGGTGTGATTACTAGACAGCTTGACTCACGGTTCTGACTCATTGGGTTCATGTGCCAACACCGACGTGTAGCATCATCAAACCCAGCCCCAGTGCAAAGGGgctgctttctctctctacctgcccattACATTCTGTGTACTCAACACAATGACctaaaacaattacacacaatgACATGCTTAACATACAGCTACAATGGCATTTGTATGGCTTTTGTTTTCTGTTAAAATGCCATCATTTACTGTAAATCTGTATTTGAGGGGATACTGACTGAGCATGTCAGGAAAATGTCTGGATATGAGCAAAATGTTAtcattcaaatgtttttgttattttcttcTGGTATTTAGGTTTTAAACCAGCATATTTCAGCatggatgtacacacacacacacaaacccagtcTTATAgccactcacacaccacacacaaacctTCACACACGCCTGCACGTACTGTACACATGCTCACACTCAAACATGTATTCACACACAtgggcacgcgcacacacacacacacacaggtgagaaacTAGGTTATCATAGCAGTAAATTTGCTGCAGGGTATAGATCTTACAGAGCAAGATAACCTGTTTCAAGGAGTCCTGGGACGtggactaccacacacacacacacacacacacagacagagtaaaATATGTTGATTTCTCTCATCACCATCCTGTCCTCGTTGTAAAGCAGCATATTATTATCTTAATTAAGACTAAAACAACATCCCTTATTTGAAGGCTACAATATATGTTGTCCTCTCTAAGACAGAGGTCAGGTTAGACTATGAAAGGTCAAGATAGCATAAAAAGctttacatgtatttttactaAAACACTTTAAGACATTCCATTGCATACATTTGTGAATACTGTTACATACATGTCCAATTCTTTTCTGTACATACCCAGAGTCCTCATGTGAAACATACAAATTCTAATTGAATAACATGCATAAGGTGTTATAGTTGGAACAAAGCCCTCCCCATAAAGAGCATGTGCATTACTCATCCCCCACAAAGAAAGCAGCGATGCTTCAGTGTGTTGTGGGTGGACTAAGGTGGGTGGGAGGGTTGTGGGTAGAACATAGGGAACTGCTGTAACCACATGATTCCAGggttgcatcctaaatggcaccctattctttatgtggtgcactactttccctataaagtgcactacttttgactagactaaaataagtgcactatgtagagaattgggtaccatttgggatgcatactgTACCAGGTTCACTCTGACTGTTCATTGTGTGCACATTTCCAGCTCCAAATCAACCTCCTGTGTTGCCAGCACATTGTTCAGACTCCCAACAAACAGAGTTCTAATTAGCTTCTCCTCTGTTAAAGCTAGTACTGTGTAAGAGCCTAGACAGTTATGTTCTGTCTGGTTGCAGAGCAGGGATTTTACCCGCACCCCACCTTCTGGGGCATAGGCTCAGaggggcacagacacacacacagtgacctgggcacacacacacacagacctgggcgcacacacacacacacacacacacacacacacacacacacatacactgtctcTCTGAAGTTCCTATCCCAGAGAAATCTGTGAAGCAGCATGCGGCTTGTCCCAgttcctctactctacctgtgtgcgtgcgtgcacgtgtgtgtgattGCATATTGCGACGAGACTGACCCATTTGAATCTAGAATGCAGTCTTCCACAAGCAACATGACTCCTTGAGTCTCATCAATTGCTTTAGATAAGGTGAAGTGATGGACTGATGCAGAAAATGTTGATTTTGCACGGAAAACTGAATATttgacatacacacacgcacacatacagtcATATTTGGGGGGTTTTCTCAGCGTATATGGCTTAGCATATGGTCCACTCTAAATGAAAAAGTTTAACAGCAATTTTGTCACCATAGCTTTGGAGCCAGGGTGTAACTAAATACAAGCAGTCACATCCTGATTTGAAAGCTGTTGGTCTCACCACTGGATTTATTGCGCGGCAGACGCACAACACAATTTTGCCATACAAAATTTCAGCGCAGAACAGTGCACCGTGCACGTCTATTCTATTCATCTCTCAAGTCAAACGATGGTGTGAGACTGGGGGAGAGCATACATACTGGACTGGTGGATGGATGCCAACAACTGAGAGAAGAAGATGTTTGGTTAAGTCATCGAGCGACAGCCTGAAAGGTGCGCGCGTTCAGATGCTCCGCTGGCACGGGCTTTTTTCCCTGGCAAGAGAGAGATAACGGGAGATGCTGCTGGAGTTGCTTTTGTGCCGttccgctctctctgtctctctggctttaATCTTTCCTTGGGACAAGACATTTGCCTAAGGGAGATGTGAAGAGGCTTAAAGTATGGCATGCAACGATGGTTTCTGCCAAGAAGGAGATGGTGACTGCGATGTACCCCAGTTATATTTCGACTCTCTTCTACCTCTTCTGCCTGACTGCTTGGTGAGTTTCTAAAATACATGATCTGGGGGGCTGATTTTCTCCTGTTAGATTGGCGCGAGCTGCTCTGGTGccgctgtccatggtcctgaagaCTCTAGGTGCTGAAATCCAAAAGTGCTCTAACTGTGTCATATGGTTGTGACTCCCAATTTTGTCATCCATAGCCTGGGTATCGGGGAAGCTGCTGTCTTTCACGATAACAAACTATTTTGATTATTTGTGTCGTTTTTCAGTGTAAAGAGAATATCTGGAACGATAAAAAAGGATGAGAGAATATATCCCGAGAATTTCACACGCATTTTAGACCGACTCCTGGACGGGTATGACAACAGACTGCGACCTGGATTTGGTGGTAGGTACCTATCTGAAGCAGTGACAGTTTTCGGCTGTCGAATGAGTTTCTATGTGGCTCAGAGATGGTCGAAAATTATTAGCACTATTGTGCCAATGCTATTGAATAGTTTAGATAGGGTATGAGGTTGCGATCAAAATTACATTGTATTTTTCAACCAGAGCTGTTCAATACTGTTTCAAGTGAAACATGTTGCTTGACCGAGTTACGATCACTACCTCCCACAGCTGTACAACGACATTCCATGTTTCAAAAGCTGGTCGTCATGAATTGAATTAACACTTTCTTATATTCACTGCTTTGACTCTTATGTGCGACTGAAAACGGTATGCTACTTTCAAATGTTTAAGCGAGTTTAGTTATGTAATCGCTGTGGAAAAAGCCGCTTAATGCACAATTTAAGTAGAAAGAGTGCAGATGTACTTTTCGTGTCTGTCAAATCCTCCACGAGCTCAAAGTTTCAGACGCACGTTTAAAGACTATGCATTTAACGAGAAGTAACCTCTTTATCGTTCCTTAGGCCTACAGCAATGACATATGACATGCATGTCGTTGTGCTTGAAAATACCTTAAGCTACGCTCTTCAACTCAATCCTAAAAAATATTCTAACTCTGGGCGGGTAAACTTCAGAACTCACCCTTCAAGTGTGCATAGCATAGGTTAGATACTGATCGGCTTGTCCCAGAGGTTTATGTTTTAAACCTATTTAGCTATTTTGCATTCCATTATATGCGTGCTTAGAAAGTGGTGCAGGTTGTATAGGTAGTCACAAGCTATAGGCTATTGCATACAGGTCATTGTCGGCTATTTGGGTTAGTCGTTTTGGCACACATCCACACAGCACTACCAACCCAACGTTTGGCCCATGTAAGGCTGTTTCTGGGGTTTCATGTTTTACATATTATTCCAGGCCTACAGGTGAATACAGGTCAAATGAGGGTTGATGCTTAAAGGGTGGACTAGCAAACCAGAACTACTAGTCTAAGGTCTATTGGGGCTGTAATGGGATATGCCTAGGATATTCTAGGGATTGTGAAACTGATTAAATTGTTCTCTCAACAGGTCCAGTGACAGAGGTGAAAACAGACATTTATGTGACAAGTTTTGGGCCTGTCTCTGATGTTGAAATGGTATGTACCAAATCAAGAATTTGAAACAGATGAGTACCCGAAAATAAGTTTGACTGACCATGCACTTATCGTTTCAAATAAGAATGAAGTCCCAAACATAACTGTTTATTTCTGACATTTGCCAATTTCTGTCTTTTGCTTCCTCAGGAGTACACCATGGATGTGTTCTTCAGACAGACATGGATGGACAGGAGGCTGAGGTATGAGGGGCCTATCGAGATCCTCCGCCTCAACAACATGATGGTCTCCAATGTGTGGACTCCAGACACCTTCTTCAGGAATGGCAAGAAGTCTGTGGCCCACAACATGACTGCCCCCAACAGGCTATTCCGCATTATGAAGAACGGCACCATTCTTTACACCATGAggtaatacatttgccaaaatgcttTACACCCTGATGCTTACATTACCCAGCATGCCAGTGTTACAATGCTAAGTGCTATTCAGCCTACCTACAGTATCCATCATAAAAGTAGGGCTCCACTGTATAGATATGATGCATGTTTGAGTTCTGTTTAGACGGGTCCCAACTCTCTCCAACTCCCATTGGTTCTAATATGTTTGGGTTTATGTGTCCCCAATAGGTTGACTATCAGCGCAGAGTgtcccatgaagctggttgacttCCCCATGGATGGACATGCATGCCCTCTCAAGTTTGGAAGCTGTAAGTATGATATGACACTGTACGTCTATTCTAATACTGTATCAGGAGTGACTTGATGAAGTGGTTCTTAGTCCTTGTTCTGATGACATGCATACTTTGGAACAGTGTGTATTTATTGACATACACCCCAAAGCAAATCTACTTGTACTGTTTCTTAGTAGATCTTAAACCTGACACTGTTTACGTGCTTACATGCTTTCATTGTAAACTCATTTGTCCTTTGTCTCAATTCATTTAGTATGCAATGTTTTAAAAAACCTATTTATACTTCAATGCACTAAATCTGTCCCAGTTCGTCACATAAATGAAGTTGACTAATTGGGTTAGAAAAATATACCATTCTATTGTAATACCATTACCATATGAATTGTCAAATTCTTCCAGCTTTGTCATATTTGAGGATTTCAGACATATTCCCAGAGTGAGAAGTAATTACTTTTGACTAAAATGCTAATAATACATTACTTTCTTTTTGTACCAAGAACAGAACAAAGAAACCCAAAATCAGCACTATTATTCATAATGAGAGGTCAGCAAAACAGTGACTTATCTCCGATGAAAGGATCTCTCCAATGAGCCTTCTTTCTTGTCAGAAAACAGTAGTGATTTTAAGATAACATCTGCTGAGGGGAAAACTAAAGAAAGGAGGAGGAATGAAGGATGGTTTTCCCATGCACTTCCCAATCCTCCCCCAATCTGTTATCAGCAATTGTGACATTGTAGAGGTAGAGGACAAAATAGATTCCTCTGTTATCATTCTGTCACATTACTCTTGGTTTAAGATAGTAccttcccatcctcccatcctggCCCAGAGTCAGGGAAGTAGATGTTGGACCCGATGGTGTAAAGGTCAGAATCCCTCTACTCGCCCCTGGTTAGCTCAGACCTATTCCGGTTCTCTCCAGAGCTGGTGTGTGTCGGAGCGCCGCGCAGCTTTCCGCTCCACAACATGCCCCAGCTGGCCCATTTTCCCGGCGCAGTTGGTGTCCTGCCGACTTCGAGTCCCCTGTGGGAAACGGCAAATGAGAACAACGTAAGGGGGCATGCGTAGCCGGAGACAGACCCTAACATAAACCCAAGCCTGTGTTCTCGTTTTTCTTTCAGCCCTGTCTTATAGGAACTCTCATGTCACATTTCACTGTTTTTGCAACATCttttgtaagggttttcctgtggtgaaggagaaatggaccaaaatgcagcgtggtggttattcatgttctttaataaaggaactagacatgaaataactaacaaaacaataaatgtgcgaaaacctaaactgtcctatctggtgcaaacacagagacaggaacaatcacccacaaacacacagtgaaacccaggctacctaagtatgattctcaatcagagacaactaatgacacctgcctctgattgagaaccatactaggccgaaacatagaaatacccaaaacctagaaaaacaaacatagactgcccacccaactcacaccctgaccatactaaataaatacaaaacaaaggaaataaaggtcagaacgtgacatcttTGTAACGTTGGATATGCAAAAACATTGTTACCAAAGAGCTTGTGAGACCAGGTAGTTTGTTTAAAAGCCAACTCATTGCTATTGCTATTGTACTACTCATTTTCAATCAAATTATGAGGAAAAGATATCTGAAAATCCAGAGAGTGTACCATTTGAGGTAATCTTCAACATTTGCATGTATTAAGTCAGTGAGTGAAGTGCCGATCAAGTGGGGAAATCAGGTGTGACTGGACTTTTCACCATCACGTCAATATGTCTCTTTCAAATGCATTGTGATCACCTGACTAAATGGGGGAGATAGAAACATTCCTCATGTTCACAGAGCTTAGAGTTATGAAGAGGATGTCACCGGCTTACAGTAGTCATTCTTTCATAAACTTAAACGTGACATTCTCTCTATCCTATAAtaaatcctctcctctctctctgtctcactctacaATTTAGAATTGGCctcaaccccccaccccaccacttGAGAGTTTAATCCAAATCTTTTCCTTCTCCACACTCAGATGCATACCCTAAAACAGAGATGATCTATACCTGGACCAAAGGACCACAGTATTCAGTGGAGGTTCCCCCAGAATCCTCCAGCCTAGTGCAGTACGATCTCATTGGCCACACTGTCAGTAGTGAAGAGGTCAAGTCAATCACAGGTATGATGAGCTGGTGAAAAGCTACTTACCATGGGTTAGATATAGTAGATATCCCCAACTCTGATGATGGTGATGCCATTCTTTGTCAATAATCATTTACATTTCTTCATCAGTTCTTACTTCCGTTTGGAATGTTTTCTCTACAGTGGCTTTGTCCAAATAACTGTTTGACACCATTTACctcagagaacagagaaagacacaaTAAAAACCCCACGCTACCAGAAGTCCATTATTTCCTGTCCTCTTGCTCATTGTCTCATGCCAGTCATGAACTAATCAACTGTGATATCTATGGCTATCCGCCAGGTGAATACGTGGTGATGACAGTGCACTTCCACTTGAAGAGGAAAATGGGCTACTTCATGATTCAGACGTATATCCCCTGCATCATGACAGTAATCCTCTCCCAAGTGTCCTTCTGGATAAATAAGGAATCAGTCCCGGCTCGAACAGTCTTCGGTAAGTATTACTCACAAATCCCGCCATTCTGTAGAATACGTCTGTTGAGAGGCAGAGAAGATGCAAATGTGAAGAGGGAAGTGCCTCTTCTGTGCCGTCTCTGTCTCCATTTTTTGTAGCTGTGTAGCCAGAGCATTCGACGTTCTGTCTTTAGCCTCTCACACAACTATTAAGGTCTACGATTAATTAAATGTGTGTTATACTTCTATTTTTGTTATCCATCAAAGTGGCAGTTGCATTTGCCAATATGCCCACGTGTATAGAAACAGAAGTGTTCGGTCCCCACTGTGGGTGGAGTCAGAAATGAAAGAGTACACCTCTAAGGCTGGGAACATTGTGCACCTTTCATGGAATTAGTGTACTTTACCAGATGTTCATCAC
This genomic stretch from Oncorhynchus tshawytscha isolate Ot180627B linkage group LG21, Otsh_v2.0, whole genome shotgun sequence harbors:
- the LOC112221025 gene encoding gamma-aminobutyric acid receptor subunit alpha-6-like → MVSAKKEMVTAMYPSYISTLFYLFCLTACVKRISGTIKKDERIYPENFTRILDRLLDGYDNRLRPGFGGPVTEVKTDIYVTSFGPVSDVEMEYTMDVFFRQTWMDRRLRYEGPIEILRLNNMMVSNVWTPDTFFRNGKKSVAHNMTAPNRLFRIMKNGTILYTMRLTISAECPMKLVDFPMDGHACPLKFGSYAYPKTEMIYTWTKGPQYSVEVPPESSSLVQYDLIGHTVSSEEVKSITGEYVVMTVHFHLKRKMGYFMIQTYIPCIMTVILSQVSFWINKESVPARTVFGITTVLTMTTLSISARHSLPKVSYATAMDWFIAVCFAFVFSALIEFAAVNYFTNAEMERLKRKPAKCPPAPQTTPVKVKDMEEVLQHNPDTNGNLRKRMNYMSQQDIQKAESYSTAATGVTRRQPQSGQSSSSTGSTGDTIILPHSSPGPASQPNTSFTTLSVKNTPPAPPTTPTIPANQSQPTDSSLQDLLGPRLEHIQLMGKNEPKQSPCSQPTTTGMGGTSKIDKYARILFPVSFGAFNMVYWVVYLSKDTMEAKFRDQI